The nucleotide sequence GCCACGTCGGTCGCGTAGGCGGACGAGCGGGCATCGGCCGGCATCGTGGTGAAGCCGATCTGGTTGTTGATGATGAGGTGGATCGTGCCGCCGGTGCGGTAGCCGGGTAGCTGGGAAAGATTGAGACACTCCGCCACCGGGCCTTGGCCCGCGAAGGCGGCGTCACCGTGGAGCAGGATCGGCAGGACGCGCTTGCGATCCGTCGCCACGCCGTCATCTCCGAGGATGCGCTGGCGGGCGCGGGCCTTGCCCTCCACGACCGGATTCACGGCTTCGAGGTGGCTCGGGTTTGCGGCGAGGCTCACACGCACCTTGCCATCAGCCAGTTCGCGGACGCTCTCGTAGCCGAGGTGATACTTCACGTCGCCATCCCCCGCCACGAGGTCCGGCATGTAGTTCGGAGTGAATTCGTAAAGAATGGTGGTCAGCGACTTGCGGACGAAGTTCGCCAGCACGTTCAGGCGGCCTCGGTGGGCCATGCCCATCTCGATCTCCAGCACGCCTGCTGCCGGGCACTTCTCGAGGATCGCATTCAGGACGACCATCGCGCCTTCACCGCCCTCCAGCGAGAAGCGCTTCTCGCCGAGGAACTTCTTGCCGAGGAAATTCTCGAAGCTGTCCGACTCGATGAGCCAGCCCATCGCCTGCACCTTGCGGGAGGCGGGATCCTCCTCGCGCAGGGCGTGGCCCTCGATGCGGTGGCGGACCCAGTTGCGGACGGTGGTGTTGTGGATGTGGGTGAATTCGAAGCCGATGTGGCCGGAGTAGGTGGCCTCCAGCGCGGCGATCATGTCGCGCAGCTTCATTTTCGCCCCGTCACGGAAGAGCGGATTGGACGCCTCGCGGTCCATGTCGGCCTCGGTGAAGCCGAATTGTGAAATATCCAGACGCGGATTCCGCTCCGGACGGTCGGAGAGCGGGTTGATGTGGGCCTGCGTGTGGCCGAGGGCGCGGAAATTGTAAACGAGGCTGACCACCTTGCCGTAGAATGCGAGGTCGGTCTCGCTGGTGGATCCGGATGCCGCGGGAGCACCGGTAGGAGCCGCAGCCTCCCCTCCCTTCGGCTTGAGCTGGGCCACGCCGAGCTCGAAGCCTTCAAAGAAGGCCGACCACGTGGGATCGACCGAGCGGGGATCTGAGCACCAAAGTGCGTATTGCTGCTCCAACAAGTCCGCATTCAAGCGGGCGGAAACCGACGATTTCATGGCGGTAGATTCGGGTGCCGGCGGGAGATTGCGGAAATTCCCGCTTGGCCCCCTGCGCGCAGCGCTTAGGTAGGGGGCGGCCCCGGACCCGTCAACGCACAAGGCCGGTTTCCGGGGTAATTTCCAGCGTCTCCTGCTTTTCATGATCGAAGTCCGGCAACTCACCAAGAGCTTCGCCCGCCATCAGGCGGTCAAAGGGATCGATTTCAACGTCTCCCCCGGCGAGATCGTCGGCTTCCTGGGGCCGAATGGCGCCGGGAAAACCACGACCCTCCGGATGCTGACCGGCTACCTGCCGCCCACCTCCGGCAGCGCGCGGGTCGCGGGGTTCGACATCTTCCGCCAGTCGCTCGAGGCCCGGCGCTGCATCGGCTACATGCCGGAGAACGTGCCACTCTACGACGACATGCGGGTCCGCGAGTATCTGAAATACCGCGCCACCCTGAAGGGCCTGAGCAACCGAGACGCCCGCCGCCGGGTGAACGAGGTGATCGACATCTGCGGCTTGGAAGGCGTCCGCCGGAAGATGATCCGCGTCCTTTCCAAGGGCTACCGGCAGCGGGTCGGCCTGGCCGACGCACTGGTCCACGAGCCGCAGCTCCTCATCCTCGACGAGCCGACCAACGGACTGGACCCCAATCAGATCCGCCAGATCCGCGACCTGATCAAGAAGCTCTCCGAGAAGCATACCATCCTGCTTTCCACCCACATCCTGCATGAGGTGGAAATGACCTGCGGTCGGGTGATCATCATCGACGGTGGCCAGATCAAGGCGCAGGACACGCCGCAGAACCTCGTCGCCGGCATGCGTGCTGCCGGCCGGGTCCATGCGGAGATTTCCGGCGATCTGGGAGTCATCGGCCCCGCCCTCCAGCGTCTGGATCACGTCAAGCGTGTGACCTCCGAGCCGATAGCTGACGATTGGGCCCACTACGAAATCCTCGTGGACTCCGGCACCGACGCCCGCGAACGCATCCACGAGCTCGTCAGCCAGTACGGCTGGCCGATGCGCAGCCTCCATCGCAAGGACGCCACGCTGGAAGACGTCTTCGTGGAACTGACCCGCCGGGATTGATTTCCCGGCAGGTGCGGAAAGATCGCATCAAATCACATCCCGGCCAGCTTGCTTTTCGGGGGAATTCATGATGGATCGCGACAGCATGAATCGCCGCCA is from Luteolibacter flavescens and encodes:
- a CDS encoding ABC transporter ATP-binding protein; translated protein: MIEVRQLTKSFARHQAVKGIDFNVSPGEIVGFLGPNGAGKTTTLRMLTGYLPPTSGSARVAGFDIFRQSLEARRCIGYMPENVPLYDDMRVREYLKYRATLKGLSNRDARRRVNEVIDICGLEGVRRKMIRVLSKGYRQRVGLADALVHEPQLLILDEPTNGLDPNQIRQIRDLIKKLSEKHTILLSTHILHEVEMTCGRVIIIDGGQIKAQDTPQNLVAGMRAAGRVHAEISGDLGVIGPALQRLDHVKRVTSEPIADDWAHYEILVDSGTDARERIHELVSQYGWPMRSLHRKDATLEDVFVELTRRD